One stretch of Streptococcus australis DNA includes these proteins:
- a CDS encoding amino acid ABC transporter permease, protein MESILEVLTPDNLIFIFKGFGLTLYISLIAIVLSTLIGTVLAVMRNGKNPVLRIISSIYIEFVRNVPNLLWIFTIFLVFKMKSTPAGITAFTLFTSAALAEIIRGGLNAVDKGQYEAGMSQGFTSAQILYYIILPQAIRKMLPAIISQFVTVIKDTSLLYSVIALQELFGASQILMGRYFEPEQVFSLYILIALIYFSFNLVISSLSRMLAKRWQQAAE, encoded by the coding sequence ATGGAATCTATTTTAGAAGTTTTGACCCCAGATAACCTAATCTTTATCTTTAAAGGATTTGGCTTGACCCTCTATATTTCTCTAATTGCCATCGTCCTCTCTACCCTGATCGGGACGGTACTTGCAGTTATGCGAAATGGGAAAAATCCTGTCTTGCGAATCATCTCCAGCATTTACATCGAATTTGTGCGTAATGTTCCCAACCTTCTCTGGATTTTCACTATTTTTTTGGTATTCAAGATGAAGTCGACACCAGCTGGCATTACCGCCTTCACCCTCTTTACGTCAGCAGCCTTGGCTGAGATTATCCGAGGTGGCCTCAATGCCGTAGACAAGGGACAATACGAAGCAGGAATGTCGCAAGGATTCACCTCTGCGCAAATTCTCTACTACATCATTCTCCCACAAGCAATCCGCAAAATGCTGCCAGCTATCATTTCTCAGTTTGTAACCGTGATTAAGGATACCAGCCTTCTCTACTCTGTTATCGCCCTACAAGAACTCTTTGGCGCCAGCCAAATTCTCATGGGTCGTTATTTCGAACCAGAGCAGGTCTTTAGCCTTTACATCCTGATTGCCCTCATCTACTTCAGCTTTAACCTAGTAATTTCAAGCCTGTCCCGTATGCTAGCCAAACGGTGGCAACAAGCAGCAGAATAA
- a CDS encoding amino acid ABC transporter permease — translation MTDLSSWTAYFQDFGQFFNGFLFTLALAIGSFILAMVLGIIFGVLSTSKHQILRILARIFVEFYQNTPLLVQFVIVFYGLPLISDHTIMISIYWTAVLCVGLYHGAYIAEVIRSGIQSIPNGQMEAALSQGFTYISAMRLIILPQAFRIILPPLTNQIVNLIKNTSTVAIISGVDLMFVTKSWSALNGNYIPAFLGAALLYFALCFPVAQFGRKMEQANKKAYSL, via the coding sequence GATTTATCATCTTGGACAGCCTATTTTCAGGATTTTGGACAATTTTTCAATGGTTTCCTCTTCACCCTTGCCCTAGCGATTGGATCCTTTATCCTAGCTATGGTCTTAGGAATCATCTTTGGAGTCCTATCAACTAGCAAACATCAAATTTTAAGAATTTTGGCTCGTATCTTTGTCGAATTTTACCAAAACACCCCCCTCTTGGTACAGTTTGTCATCGTTTTTTATGGTCTACCTCTTATCAGTGATCACACCATCATGATTTCGATTTATTGGACAGCTGTTCTCTGCGTCGGACTTTATCACGGTGCCTATATTGCTGAGGTTATTCGTTCAGGGATTCAGTCCATCCCTAATGGTCAGATGGAAGCTGCCTTATCACAAGGTTTCACCTATATCAGTGCCATGCGCTTGATTATCTTGCCTCAGGCCTTCCGTATCATTCTCCCTCCTTTGACCAACCAAATCGTTAACCTTATCAAGAATACTTCAACCGTTGCTATCATCTCTGGGGTGGACTTGATGTTTGTGACTAAGTCTTGGTCGGCTCTCAACGGAAACTATATCCCAGCCTTTTTAGGCGCTGCTCTTCTCTACTTTGCTCTATGCTTCCCTGTTGCCCAGTTTGGTCGCAAGATGGAGCAAGCCAACAAAAAAGCCTATTCACTTTAG